In the genome of Staphylococcus durrellii, one region contains:
- a CDS encoding cyclic-di-AMP receptor: MKMIIAIVQDQDSQELSDQLIKNNFRATKLATTGGFLRAGNTTFLSGVEDDRVDDILKVIDDTCGNREQLVSPITPMGGSADSYIPYPVEVEVGGATVFVMPVEAFHQF, translated from the coding sequence ATGAAAATGATTATTGCGATTGTTCAAGATCAAGACAGCCAAGAACTTTCAGACCAACTCATTAAAAATAATTTTAGAGCGACAAAACTTGCTACAACGGGCGGGTTTTTAAGAGCAGGTAACACAACATTCCTTTCAGGTGTTGAAGATGATCGTGTAGACGATATATTAAAAGTTATCGATGATACATGTGGTAATAGAGAGCAACTCGTATCACCAATCACACCAATGGGTGGTAGTGCTGATTCTTATATTCCTTATCCAGTTGAAGTTGAAGTTGGGGGAGCAACAGTGTTTGTAATGCCTGTTGAAGCTTTCCATCAATTCTAA
- a CDS encoding PSP1 domain-containing protein — MQNVVGIDFQKSGKLEYYSPMNYDLEAGQWVVVESKRGIEMGRVKYAPLDVADEDVTLPLKEILRIASTEDKEKYDQNELDANDAMQLCKATIQQLELSMRLVNCEFTLDKSKVIFNFTSDERVDFRKLVKILAQKLKTRIELRQIGVRDEAKLLGGIGPCGRSLCCSTFLGDFEPVSIKMAKDQNLSLNPTKISGACGRLMCCLKYENDYYEEARAQLPDVGDNIETPEGNGKVIGLNILDVSMQVKVEGFEQPLEYKAEELEAFN, encoded by the coding sequence ATGCAAAATGTTGTGGGCATTGACTTTCAAAAGTCAGGTAAATTAGAGTATTATTCCCCGATGAATTACGACTTAGAAGCCGGACAATGGGTCGTTGTTGAATCTAAAAGAGGAATAGAAATGGGACGCGTAAAATATGCGCCTTTAGATGTTGCAGATGAGGATGTGACGTTACCATTAAAGGAAATTTTACGTATAGCTTCTACTGAGGACAAGGAAAAATATGACCAAAATGAACTAGATGCTAATGATGCAATGCAATTGTGTAAAGCGACAATCCAACAATTGGAACTATCAATGAGATTAGTAAATTGTGAGTTTACGTTAGATAAATCAAAGGTAATTTTTAATTTTACTTCAGATGAACGGGTAGACTTTAGAAAGTTAGTAAAAATATTAGCGCAAAAATTGAAAACGCGCATTGAATTAAGACAAATTGGCGTTAGAGATGAAGCAAAATTACTAGGTGGCATTGGTCCATGTGGTCGTTCTTTATGTTGTTCTACATTTTTAGGAGATTTTGAACCGGTATCAATTAAAATGGCTAAAGACCAAAATTTATCACTGAATCCGACAAAAATTTCTGGTGCATGCGGACGTTTAATGTGTTGTTTGAAATATGAAAACGACTACTATGAAGAGGCTCGTGCCCAATTGCCAGACGTGGGTGATAACATAGAAACACCTGAAGGCAATGGTAAGGTTATAGGCCTAAACATTTTAGACGTATCTATGCAAGTTAAAGTCGAAGGTTTCGAACAACCACTTGAATATAAAGCAGAAGAATTAGAAGCATTTAATTAG
- a CDS encoding DNA polymerase III subunit delta' has product MDEQKMLTNAYHSNKLSHAYLFEGDDAQTMQQVALEFTKLILCNDNEQCQLKIDTFNHPDFMHVASEETTIKKEQIEQLVRHMNQLPIESDHKVYIIESFEKLTVQGENSILKFLEEPPENTVAILLSTKPEQILTTIHSRCQHIYFKPIDKERFIERLESHNITRPVAELLCTYTTQLDTALSLHEEADLAALRKSILRWCNLLLSNKHMALIGIVDLLKQAKNRRLQLLTLAAVNAFFEDIMHAKVDIQDKMIFQDIKLDIANDASKINYNQIILMYDRITEANKKLNQNVNPTLVFEQIVIKGVN; this is encoded by the coding sequence ATGGATGAACAAAAAATGCTGACGAATGCTTATCACTCAAATAAATTATCACATGCTTATTTATTTGAAGGTGATGATGCACAGACAATGCAACAAGTAGCGCTTGAATTTACGAAACTTATATTATGTAATGATAACGAACAGTGTCAGTTGAAAATCGATACATTCAATCATCCTGATTTTATGCATGTCGCTTCCGAAGAAACTACTATAAAAAAAGAACAAATAGAACAACTTGTGAGACATATGAATCAATTGCCAATCGAAAGCGATCACAAAGTATATATTATTGAGTCTTTTGAAAAGTTAACAGTTCAAGGTGAAAATAGTATTTTGAAATTTTTAGAAGAACCACCTGAAAACACGGTAGCAATATTGCTTTCTACTAAGCCAGAGCAAATTTTAACTACGATACATTCTAGATGTCAGCATATTTATTTCAAGCCAATAGATAAAGAGCGATTCATTGAAAGGCTTGAATCACATAACATAACACGGCCTGTAGCTGAACTATTATGTACATATACAACGCAATTAGATACAGCTTTGAGTTTACACGAAGAAGCGGATTTGGCAGCTTTACGTAAAAGTATTTTACGATGGTGCAATTTATTATTGTCGAACAAACATATGGCATTGATTGGCATTGTTGATTTATTAAAACAAGCCAAGAATAGACGTTTACAGTTATTAACATTAGCAGCAGTTAATGCTTTTTTTGAAGATATCATGCATGCAAAAGTTGACATACAAGATAAAATGATTTTTCAAGATATTAAATTAGATATTGCTAATGATGCTAGTAAAATTAACTATAATCAAATTATTCTAATGTATGATAGAATAACTGAGGCCAATAAAAAATTAAATCAAAACGTTAATCCGACGTTAGTGTTTGAACAAATAGTTATAAAAGGGGTGAATTAG
- the yabA gene encoding DNA replication initiation control protein YabA: MDRSEIFEKLSRLERQIDEVNNNMTEMKNLMVELVEENVALHIENDNMKSLINKDEESAKKTNEKTSNTKQPLRSKDNLAMLYKEGFHICKGELFGKHRKGDDCLFCLEVLSE, translated from the coding sequence TTGGATAGAAGTGAAATATTTGAAAAACTTTCGCGTTTAGAACGCCAAATTGATGAAGTTAATAATAATATGACTGAAATGAAAAATTTAATGGTTGAATTAGTAGAAGAAAATGTCGCATTACATATTGAAAATGATAATATGAAATCTTTAATTAATAAAGATGAAGAATCTGCTAAAAAGACGAACGAAAAAACTTCAAATACTAAACAACCGCTAAGAAGTAAAGATAACCTTGCAATGTTATATAAAGAAGGTTTTCATATTTGTAAAGGCGAATTATTTGGTAAACATAGAAAAGGCGACGATTGTTTATTTTGTTTAGAAGTTTTAAGTGAATAG
- a CDS encoding tRNA1(Val) (adenine(37)-N6)-methyltransferase encodes MELLGHERLDYLMKENLRIIQNDDVFSFSTDALLLGHFTEVRKNDSIMDLCSGNGVVPLLLSYKTKQQIDGIEIQQQLVNMANRSIAYNQLSSQIHMYEMDLKDARINFKPSQYSLVTCNPPYFKSNQLHQHQKEAHKIARHEIMCSLQDCCIAARHLLKQGGRLVMVHRAERLMDVLSNMRKCSIEPKKLYFVYSKRSKDAQTIIIEGRKGGNQGLAIQPPFYIYNEDGTYTPEMSEVYYG; translated from the coding sequence ATGGAGTTGTTAGGGCATGAACGGTTAGATTATCTAATGAAAGAAAACTTGCGTATCATTCAGAATGATGATGTGTTTTCGTTTTCGACCGATGCATTATTATTAGGTCATTTTACTGAAGTTAGAAAAAATGATTCAATTATGGATTTATGTTCAGGTAATGGGGTTGTACCATTATTGTTATCATATAAAACAAAGCAGCAGATAGATGGTATTGAGATTCAGCAACAACTTGTCAATATGGCTAACCGTAGTATTGCTTATAATCAATTATCATCTCAAATTCATATGTATGAAATGGATTTGAAAGATGCACGCATTAATTTTAAGCCGTCGCAATACAGTCTTGTTACATGTAATCCCCCTTATTTTAAAAGTAATCAGTTACACCAGCATCAAAAAGAAGCGCATAAAATCGCTAGGCATGAAATAATGTGTTCGCTACAAGACTGCTGTATAGCCGCGAGACATTTATTGAAACAAGGCGGTAGGTTAGTCATGGTGCACCGAGCTGAACGATTAATGGATGTATTATCAAATATGAGAAAATGTAGCATTGAACCTAAAAAGTTATATTTTGTCTATAGTAAAAGATCGAAAGATGCCCAAACAATTATAATAGAAGGACGTAAAGGTGGAAATCAAGGTTTAGCAATACAACCGCCATTTTACATTTATAATGAAGACGGGACGTACACACCAGAAATGAGCGAGGTATATTATGGATAA